A single genomic interval of Agarivorans aestuarii harbors:
- a CDS encoding type VI secretion system Vgr family protein, which produces MEKASQSKNIIQIETPLGKDVLHLTQFDIQEGISSPFSINVSCYTNGQIISESDVIGKPVTINLDYLKGKASVTRFFNGVVASITSLGSRVPSEAEGEKYQDYQLQIVSNLHFLKQRSNCRIFQSLTADEIVKKIFAEHGVQVKSELKGSYPTLGYKVQYNESDFAFVHRLLEEAGIFYIIEHSKAKHSVVLADALSAYREAEESKVAFTTGSLSESHVFSWSGNLNITPGIASKGGYDFIKPSAKPKGEQQNTALTKQQQNGEVFEYYAGSEFNPALQNAANVALEAMQRDALVCRGGSTCATFSAGQYFGFKSHEDPAQVGKSYLITQLSLSVAITSQTGAAKNSGQVLHNQFSCIPADVLFRPSQTTARPVIHGAQTALVTGDPGEEIHVDKYGRIKVLFHWDREGKSDSNSSCWIRVSQNWAGSRYGAFFLPRVGQEVLVSFLEGDPDQPVITGALYNGDQMPPYGLPSKKSQSGIKTRSTKGGGESNFNEIRFDDDAGKELLYMQAEKDLQTEIKQNQTEKIGKDLSIDVAENQSEKVGKNLVIDVGKNIDLVAGSKITIKAGGASITLSSGGNIDIKGTSVSINGTSIALKAPAISLN; this is translated from the coding sequence ATGGAAAAGGCAAGTCAAAGTAAGAATATCATTCAAATAGAAACGCCATTGGGTAAAGATGTATTACATCTTACTCAGTTTGATATTCAGGAAGGTATATCTTCACCTTTCTCTATTAATGTTTCTTGTTATACAAATGGACAGATAATATCTGAGTCCGACGTTATTGGAAAACCGGTTACCATTAATTTAGATTATCTAAAAGGTAAAGCCAGTGTTACCCGTTTTTTTAATGGCGTTGTTGCCAGTATTACTTCTCTAGGTAGTCGTGTTCCTAGTGAAGCTGAAGGCGAAAAATACCAAGATTACCAACTACAGATCGTGTCGAATTTACACTTTCTTAAGCAGCGTAGTAATTGCCGAATTTTTCAAAGCTTAACCGCTGACGAAATCGTAAAAAAGATTTTTGCAGAACACGGCGTGCAAGTAAAAAGTGAACTTAAGGGAAGTTACCCAACTTTGGGTTACAAAGTTCAATATAACGAAAGTGATTTTGCCTTTGTGCATCGTTTGCTTGAAGAAGCAGGCATCTTTTACATTATTGAACACAGCAAGGCCAAGCACAGTGTTGTATTGGCTGATGCTTTGAGTGCCTACCGCGAAGCAGAAGAAAGCAAAGTAGCCTTTACCACCGGCTCATTGTCAGAATCACACGTGTTCTCTTGGAGTGGTAACCTAAACATCACTCCGGGTATTGCGAGTAAAGGCGGTTACGACTTTATAAAACCAAGCGCAAAACCAAAGGGTGAACAGCAAAATACGGCGTTAACCAAACAACAGCAAAATGGCGAAGTGTTTGAGTATTATGCCGGTTCTGAATTTAACCCTGCTTTGCAAAATGCTGCCAACGTAGCTTTAGAAGCAATGCAGCGAGATGCCTTAGTGTGCCGAGGTGGCAGTACTTGCGCTACTTTTAGCGCTGGTCAGTACTTTGGTTTTAAATCACATGAAGATCCCGCTCAGGTAGGGAAAAGCTACTTAATTACTCAACTTAGTTTGAGTGTTGCCATTACCAGCCAAACTGGCGCAGCTAAAAACAGCGGCCAAGTGCTACACAATCAGTTCTCTTGCATCCCGGCTGACGTATTGTTCAGACCATCCCAAACCACGGCTCGGCCGGTGATTCATGGCGCCCAAACAGCCTTGGTGACGGGTGATCCGGGTGAAGAGATCCATGTAGATAAATATGGCCGTATTAAGGTGCTATTCCACTGGGATCGTGAAGGCAAAAGTGACAGTAACAGCTCGTGTTGGATTCGGGTTTCGCAAAACTGGGCTGGCAGCCGTTACGGCGCATTCTTCTTGCCAAGAGTGGGCCAGGAAGTACTGGTTAGCTTTTTAGAAGGCGACCCTGACCAACCGGTGATTACAGGCGCGCTATACAACGGCGACCAAATGCCACCTTATGGCTTACCCAGTAAAAAATCGCAGTCTGGAATAAAGACTCGCTCAACCAAAGGCGGTGGCGAGAGCAATTTTAACGAAATTCGTTTTGATGACGATGCTGGTAAAGAGCTGCTTTACATGCAGGCAGAGAAAGATCTGCAAACCGAAATCAAACAAAACCAAACTGAAAAAATTGGTAAAGATCTTAGCATTGACGTTGCCGAAAACCAGTCTGAGAAAGTAGGTAAGAACCTAGTAATAGATGTTGGCAAAAATATCGATTTAGTGGCTGGCAGCAAAATCACCATTAAAGCGGGTGGCGCTTCTATCACCCTTTCAAGTGGCGGCAATATTGATATCAAAGGTACCTCGGTATCGATTAACGGCACCTCTATCGCGCTTAAAGCGCCAGCTATTTCACTGAACTAA
- a CDS encoding PAAR domain-containing protein — MGKPVAMLGSFHVCPKVQNKVPHVGGPVVGGNGTVTAGGMPVACVGDKLVCIGPPDTIKSGSSSVTVGGKAVARLGDSTAHGGKIVVGNPTVLIG; from the coding sequence ATGGGTAAGCCAGTAGCAATGCTTGGGTCATTTCACGTATGTCCTAAAGTGCAAAATAAAGTACCGCATGTTGGTGGCCCGGTGGTTGGCGGCAACGGTACGGTAACCGCTGGCGGAATGCCGGTTGCTTGCGTGGGCGATAAGTTGGTGTGCATTGGACCGCCAGATACGATTAAGTCGGGTTCCTCTTCGGTTACGGTTGGTGGTAAAGCAGTAGCGCGATTAGGCGATTCAACCGCCCATGGCGGCAAAATTGTAGTAGGTAACCCTACGGTGTTAATAGGCTAG
- a CDS encoding RHS repeat-associated core domain-containing protein, which translates to MDGTQKEVVTGIDGFAYDFFTGKRNVGNKPAFSDAEKAAAFLTNFAGAADSNGKGLRRLYRLVTTTPAGDPHQKLITALTNGEVWFQRQAEKAIPQHSPASRPSWSSSVPNEPKAPGGRSKTQQQGKNQNSSDDVAQAVDHPDTQTCGDPIVMSSGEEVLQLDDVCLQGHRELVWQRTYRSSLSHQDVGLGLGWRSNFHYSLEQLQGEQAGWLFTDALGHLQHFPYVVVGAKSSQVKSGMVLQHQLENIVISSANGKTLQFSKQQEQWLLTKISDGVDTHYRLSYSVAPRLTLIEINHSQQLFLRYNLEGRLVELLSSKAETAQSYASYTYDEQGHLSTATNRLGQQEQYRYQQGLLIQRTRASGFSHYFSWDGSEQNARCIEQWGDNEHYHYRFEYELEQGLSRSFDSYGNCWTYWHNSQGQILKKVSPDGACWLFEYDELQRKISETDPNGATTRYHYNAHGQLDAELAPNQNLTRYSYNRLGFVTQVDYADGSSLKREYNSLGLLTTETDVQGVVTEYRYDAQSRLVSKTASNQPNQQFWWNEQGLLSAKQVGDALIRYSYNAIGECNGEVDGKGWVGQYKRDERGNIVEVLSYHQDSPEQCQRRAYSYDDAGRVTKVTDSLGRSTSYEYQGLSQPAKQINPDGSWLAFCYDKERNLTAISRSDEQVYQLEYDSCERISKTIGFDGREQHYQYNLAGQLTQVAENSERLIQLKRNSLGQVTEQRSTANGITLINDFAYDLQGTLSQANNAARKLRFSYFANGQLQENWQDNWKSIYQLNSQGLRSHTQLPDGNALTYRYDEQGRLSAIWFNQQPVISRSFNAAGEEVSRELSKRHQQHHHYDTQGRLLSQQWQLEQPEQAPSCIERHYRFDAGDQLLGVSDSELGDNNYSYDALSQLTKATSHNANNQQFELDSFANPKQADMLGDKLLGDDQCSYRYDRYGNQVLASQSKVRQQRVFNGLNQLVRLSQGRDNTVYHYDALGRRSCKITAQGQTDYLWEGNQLIGEHSQGQFTWYVYEPNSHRPIAMIKQGQVYHYHLDHIGTPIRLSDKQGNIVWQAHYQAYGSIEQLSVKQIDNPLRFQGQYFDEESGLHYNFHRYYCPQQGRYIQQDPIELLGGLNLYRYTPSPTNWVDPLGLACKEGNKNIGRVRKPSKPYAPGESPLAKAGQAIFDGLDALEIEALNEVLDDALDVAVEHGAQYPEGSFGRVATGLAYASLAAVMPTSALDVVPGGKAAKLRKAAKAVDTGGDAAQLTSKTRKTRRPRDIAHRPADSRSPDSFADEFSSLNHRKAASGEYNAHALLVEKGYKPLGNTNGKYTPGKQGIDGIYQHPNPPPDFVITEAKYGKSRLGKTSDGKQMNDKWVNDKRLKDAGMDEDQIDDILDALEFEDGSVEKLLIRNKPDGSLVVKQLDKNASIASSGLQL; encoded by the coding sequence ATGGATGGAACCCAAAAAGAAGTAGTCACAGGAATTGACGGCTTTGCTTATGACTTTTTTACCGGCAAACGTAATGTGGGTAACAAGCCTGCGTTTAGTGATGCCGAAAAAGCAGCAGCATTTTTAACTAACTTTGCAGGTGCTGCTGATAGCAACGGCAAAGGTTTACGCCGTTTATACCGTTTGGTCACTACCACGCCGGCTGGCGATCCGCATCAGAAATTAATTACCGCGTTAACGAATGGTGAGGTGTGGTTTCAGCGCCAAGCTGAAAAAGCTATTCCTCAACATTCTCCAGCTTCGAGGCCCTCTTGGAGTTCATCCGTCCCAAATGAACCCAAAGCTCCAGGAGGGCGCTCGAAGACCCAACAGCAAGGTAAAAACCAAAATAGCAGTGATGACGTCGCTCAAGCTGTTGACCACCCCGATACCCAAACTTGCGGTGATCCCATTGTAATGAGCAGCGGTGAAGAAGTGCTGCAATTAGACGATGTATGCTTGCAAGGTCATCGTGAGTTAGTTTGGCAGCGCACTTATCGCTCAAGTCTTTCGCATCAAGATGTGGGTTTAGGTTTAGGCTGGCGAAGTAATTTTCACTACAGTTTGGAACAGTTACAGGGTGAGCAAGCAGGTTGGTTGTTTACAGATGCACTAGGGCATCTGCAGCATTTTCCTTATGTGGTCGTTGGTGCTAAAAGTAGCCAGGTTAAATCGGGCATGGTGTTGCAACATCAGCTTGAAAACATTGTTATTAGCAGTGCCAATGGCAAAACTTTGCAGTTTTCTAAACAGCAAGAACAATGGTTGCTAACTAAAATAAGTGATGGTGTCGATACGCATTATCGACTTAGCTATTCTGTTGCGCCCCGCTTAACCCTTATTGAAATCAACCATAGCCAACAACTGTTCCTACGTTATAACCTAGAAGGTCGGCTGGTTGAATTACTCAGCTCTAAAGCCGAAACAGCGCAAAGCTATGCAAGTTATACCTATGATGAACAGGGGCATTTAAGTACTGCGACCAACCGTTTGGGTCAGCAAGAACAGTATCGTTATCAGCAAGGTTTATTGATTCAACGAACCCGCGCTTCGGGGTTTTCTCACTACTTTTCTTGGGATGGCAGTGAGCAAAATGCGCGTTGTATAGAACAATGGGGTGATAACGAGCATTATCACTATCGATTTGAGTATGAGCTAGAGCAAGGCCTTAGCCGCAGCTTTGATAGTTACGGAAACTGTTGGACTTACTGGCATAATTCACAAGGTCAGATTCTTAAAAAAGTTTCGCCCGACGGTGCTTGTTGGTTATTTGAATACGATGAACTACAACGCAAAATTAGTGAAACAGACCCAAATGGCGCAACAACACGTTACCATTACAATGCGCACGGCCAGTTAGACGCTGAGCTAGCGCCAAATCAAAATCTTACTCGTTATAGCTATAATCGCTTGGGTTTTGTCACACAGGTTGACTATGCCGACGGCTCATCGCTTAAGCGTGAATACAACAGCCTTGGTTTGTTAACCACAGAAACCGATGTACAAGGTGTTGTAACCGAATACCGCTACGATGCGCAAAGCCGTTTGGTGAGTAAAACTGCTAGTAACCAGCCCAATCAACAATTTTGGTGGAATGAGCAAGGCTTGTTGAGCGCCAAGCAAGTAGGTGATGCGTTAATTCGCTATAGCTATAACGCCATTGGTGAGTGCAATGGCGAAGTAGATGGAAAGGGCTGGGTTGGCCAATACAAACGTGATGAACGTGGCAACATTGTTGAGGTCTTGTCTTATCATCAGGATTCGCCAGAGCAATGTCAGCGTAGGGCCTATAGCTATGACGATGCGGGGCGAGTGACTAAGGTGACCGACTCGCTAGGGCGCAGTACAAGCTACGAATATCAAGGCTTGTCGCAGCCAGCTAAACAGATTAACCCCGACGGTTCATGGTTAGCTTTTTGTTACGATAAAGAACGTAATCTTACCGCCATTTCACGCAGTGACGAGCAGGTTTATCAACTGGAATACGACAGTTGCGAGCGTATTAGCAAAACCATTGGTTTTGATGGCCGCGAGCAGCATTATCAATACAACCTAGCAGGTCAGCTTACTCAAGTTGCCGAAAATAGTGAGCGGCTGATTCAGCTAAAACGCAATTCTTTAGGTCAGGTAACCGAGCAGCGCAGCACCGCTAATGGCATTACCCTGATTAACGATTTTGCTTATGACTTACAAGGTACGTTGAGCCAAGCCAACAATGCTGCGCGCAAACTACGTTTTAGCTACTTCGCTAATGGCCAGTTGCAAGAAAACTGGCAAGACAATTGGAAATCTATTTATCAATTGAACTCACAAGGATTGCGCAGCCATACTCAGCTTCCCGACGGCAATGCCCTAACTTATCGCTACGATGAACAAGGGCGTTTATCTGCGATATGGTTTAACCAGCAGCCTGTGATAAGTCGCAGCTTTAACGCTGCTGGTGAAGAAGTAAGCCGCGAGCTAAGCAAGCGCCACCAACAGCATCATCACTATGATACACAAGGTCGTTTGTTAAGCCAGCAATGGCAGTTAGAACAACCTGAACAAGCGCCAAGCTGTATTGAGCGTCATTACCGTTTTGATGCGGGCGATCAACTTTTAGGCGTGAGCGACAGCGAGCTGGGCGATAATAACTACAGTTATGATGCACTTAGCCAACTTACTAAAGCCACTAGCCACAATGCCAATAACCAGCAATTTGAGCTGGATAGTTTTGCCAACCCCAAACAAGCCGACATGTTGGGTGACAAGCTGCTGGGTGATGACCAGTGTAGCTACCGTTATGACCGCTACGGTAACCAAGTACTCGCCAGCCAAAGTAAGGTGCGTCAGCAACGCGTATTTAACGGCTTAAACCAATTAGTTAGGCTTAGCCAAGGCCGCGATAATACCGTTTACCACTACGATGCTCTAGGTCGTCGCAGCTGCAAAATTACCGCCCAAGGGCAAACCGACTATTTATGGGAAGGTAATCAACTAATTGGTGAACATAGCCAAGGCCAATTTACCTGGTATGTGTACGAGCCCAATAGCCATCGCCCTATAGCGATGATTAAACAGGGTCAGGTTTATCACTACCACTTAGATCATATTGGTACGCCTATTCGCTTAAGCGACAAGCAAGGCAATATAGTATGGCAAGCCCATTACCAAGCTTATGGTTCGATAGAGCAATTAAGCGTTAAGCAAATAGACAACCCGCTGCGCTTTCAAGGCCAATACTTTGATGAAGAGAGCGGCCTGCACTATAACTTTCACCGCTACTACTGCCCGCAGCAGGGCAGGTACATACAACAAGACCCAATTGAATTGCTGGGTGGTTTAAACCTTTATCGATACACCCCAAGCCCAACTAACTGGGTAGACCCCTTAGGTTTAGCCTGTAAAGAGGGTAACAAAAACATTGGCCGAGTACGGAAGCCTAGCAAGCCTTATGCGCCAGGTGAAAGTCCCTTAGCTAAAGCAGGCCAAGCAATATTTGATGGCTTAGATGCGCTAGAAATAGAAGCCCTAAATGAGGTATTAGATGATGCGCTCGATGTTGCTGTTGAACATGGTGCTCAATACCCTGAAGGTAGCTTTGGTAGAGTAGCGACTGGCCTTGCTTATGCGAGTTTAGCGGCAGTGATGCCGACCAGTGCTTTAGATGTAGTACCCGGCGGTAAGGCCGCTAAGTTGCGTAAAGCGGCTAAAGCCGTTGATACGGGTGGTGATGCAGCACAACTAACAAGTAAAACAAGAAAGACTAGACGACCAAGAGACATTGCTCATCGGCCAGCCGATAGCCGTTCACCGGATTCATTTGCCGATGAGTTTAGTTCACTTAACCACCGAAAAGCGGCTTCGGGTGAGTATAATGCCCATGCCTTGTTGGTAGAAAAAGGTTATAAACCGCTTGGTAATACCAATGGTAAGTACACGCCGGGTAAGCAAGGTATTGATGGTATTTACCAACACCCCAACCCGCCGCCCGACTTTGTGATTACGGAAGCGAAGTACGGCAAGTCTCGCTTGGGTAAAACTAGTGATGGCAAGCAGATGAATGATAAGTGGGTGAATGATAAACGCTTGAAAGATGCAGGTATGGATGAAGATCAAATTGATGACATACTAGATGCTCTTGAATTTGAAGATGGTTCGGTTGAAAAATTATTAATCCGTAATAAGCCAGATGGTTCATTGGTGGTCAAACAACTAGATAAAAATGCAAGTATCGCTAGTAGCGGATTGCAACTGTAG
- a CDS encoding PoNe immunity protein domain-containing protein — MLRDTLKDKTYFDERIDFKINAIEKRKAKLLASPQVRAFVSLKVHFTMVDYSMSIMHLCYSRGDELNELKLHLENALEYRRKQKYFADALPPEEQKNRIDWEELHLSDLERTLKWFAFAYCLNMGQAYYQEVLDLIGNQGRDALFDQIAVKLGDTEREVAESVLFKRRFNKLYKVIEAEPAQRPQLMLAYLEAWYKLEGSPDYHLMDTDAYDGYWCWEAALFTKLYEIDDSLYIDHQYYPKDLVHWSEQ; from the coding sequence ATGTTAAGAGATACTTTAAAGGATAAAACGTATTTTGATGAGCGTATTGATTTCAAAATTAATGCGATAGAAAAGAGAAAGGCTAAGCTACTCGCCTCACCACAGGTGAGAGCTTTTGTATCGTTGAAAGTTCATTTCACAATGGTTGATTACTCGATGTCTATAATGCACCTATGCTACTCGCGTGGTGATGAGCTCAATGAATTGAAGCTTCATTTAGAGAATGCTCTTGAATATCGTCGAAAACAAAAATATTTTGCTGATGCTTTGCCCCCCGAAGAGCAAAAGAACCGCATCGATTGGGAAGAGTTACATTTAAGTGACTTGGAACGCACTCTTAAATGGTTTGCTTTTGCCTACTGCCTAAACATGGGTCAAGCCTACTACCAAGAGGTCTTAGATTTAATTGGAAATCAAGGCCGAGACGCCTTGTTTGACCAAATCGCGGTTAAGCTGGGCGATACCGAGCGCGAAGTGGCAGAGAGTGTATTGTTTAAGCGCCGTTTCAATAAACTGTATAAAGTGATTGAGGCAGAGCCTGCGCAGCGCCCTCAGCTGATGTTGGCTTACTTAGAGGCGTGGTACAAGTTAGAAGGAAGTCCTGACTATCATCTAATGGATACTGATGCTTACGATGGTTACTGGTGCTGGGAAGCGGCTTTGTTCACTAAGCTTTATGAAATAGACGACAGCCTCTATATCGACCATCAGTACTACCCTAAGGATTTGGTTCACTGGAGCGAGCAGTGA
- a CDS encoding PoNe immunity protein domain-containing protein, producing the protein MIRDQRRDEAYFSELISDLDEALAETQQALDNEVFTSLSEQVDVTQQLYQLAIMRAVAHYSYGSDMASLKSSVLAILTYRQQLSATADKLPAAHQCYRHDFERLGGVGEACGSANVNRYVYVLWWLALLVAVGAEQAHIQQALDIIGEQGNDALLDSIASRLGDTDRPMSPTLYYPTVYQPLLDAINSDGEVQAEHLNVFIRQWYDSLEDADWYDNHLCDCEFEYTDYYVGYWCLEASLVASLFCIPEDAIREHVMVPVELVSN; encoded by the coding sequence GTGATTCGAGACCAACGCCGTGACGAAGCCTATTTTAGCGAGCTGATAAGCGATTTAGATGAAGCCTTAGCGGAAACTCAACAAGCTTTAGATAATGAGGTTTTTACCTCGCTGAGTGAACAAGTTGATGTTACCCAGCAACTCTACCAACTCGCGATAATGCGTGCAGTAGCGCATTACTCTTATGGTAGCGATATGGCCTCGCTTAAGTCATCGGTGTTGGCGATATTGACTTATCGTCAACAGCTAAGTGCTACTGCAGATAAACTGCCCGCAGCACACCAGTGTTACCGCCATGACTTTGAGCGTTTAGGTGGTGTGGGTGAAGCTTGCGGTTCGGCTAATGTTAATCGCTATGTTTATGTTTTATGGTGGTTAGCCTTGTTGGTTGCTGTAGGCGCAGAGCAAGCACATATTCAACAAGCTTTAGACATAATTGGTGAACAGGGAAATGATGCACTTTTAGATAGCATTGCCAGCAGGCTAGGTGATACAGACCGCCCCATGTCTCCCACACTTTATTACCCCACTGTTTATCAACCTTTATTGGATGCCATCAACAGTGATGGAGAGGTTCAGGCAGAGCATCTTAATGTGTTTATTCGACAGTGGTACGACAGCCTAGAAGATGCAGATTGGTATGATAATCATTTGTGCGATTGCGAATTTGAATATACCGACTATTACGTTGGTTACTGGTGCCTTGAAGCAAGCTTAGTTGCCTCGCTTTTCTGTATTCCAGAAGATGCTATTCGTGAGCATGTGATGGTGCCAGTTGAGCTAGTAAGTAACTAA
- a CDS encoding peptidoglycan recognition protein family protein, translated as MSAGSFSFKKPSRSVHSVFLHCSASDNAAHDNVKTMQSWHVKRGFSEIGYHFFISKNGDIHEGRSIEKVPAAQKGHNTGSIAICLHGLDVAKFTEAQFSSLKSLCSQIESSYGEKKIVFRGHCEVSAKTCPVFDYKKVLSLDENGKITKTSGTISSYLSSQFIFNGILELFAKGQKVQELQTFLNDAGFPTKKDGVFGQATQQSVEAYQKSVGLKADGIVGPKTLEAMGTLKKGCKGNAVKLLQKQLTVKGYKLLADGKFGLGTEKQVKAFQLSNKLKNDGIAGKKTKEKLFGRSAGQLI; from the coding sequence ATGTCGGCAGGAAGCTTTTCTTTTAAGAAGCCAAGTAGAAGCGTTCATTCAGTATTTTTGCATTGTAGCGCTTCAGATAACGCCGCTCATGATAACGTAAAAACGATGCAATCTTGGCACGTAAAACGTGGCTTTAGTGAAATTGGGTATCATTTCTTTATTAGTAAGAATGGAGATATTCATGAAGGACGCAGTATAGAAAAAGTACCTGCTGCACAGAAAGGTCATAACACTGGAAGTATTGCTATTTGTTTGCATGGTTTAGATGTAGCAAAATTTACCGAAGCTCAATTTTCTTCACTAAAGTCTTTATGCTCACAAATAGAGAGTAGCTATGGAGAAAAGAAAATAGTGTTCCGAGGACACTGTGAAGTGTCAGCTAAAACATGCCCTGTATTTGATTACAAAAAAGTATTGAGCCTAGATGAGAATGGCAAAATAACTAAGACTTCGGGAACCATCTCAAGTTACTTAAGTAGCCAATTTATCTTCAATGGTATTCTGGAGTTATTTGCGAAAGGACAAAAAGTTCAGGAGCTACAAACCTTCTTAAATGATGCTGGCTTTCCAACAAAAAAAGATGGTGTTTTTGGTCAAGCTACTCAGCAAAGTGTAGAAGCGTACCAGAAATCAGTAGGTTTAAAAGCTGATGGAATAGTAGGACCTAAAACTCTAGAAGCAATGGGGACTCTGAAAAAAGGCTGTAAAGGTAATGCGGTGAAGTTACTACAAAAACAACTAACCGTAAAAGGCTACAAACTGTTGGCGGACGGTAAATTCGGTCTTGGTACAGAAAAACAAGTTAAAGCATTTCAGTTAAGCAACAAGCTAAAGAATGATGGAATTGCAGGGAAGAAAACTAAAGAAAAGCTTTTTGGTCGTTCTGCTGGTCAACTAATTTAA
- a CDS encoding NAD(P)/FAD-dependent oxidoreductase: MTQQFDVIIIGAGAAGLMCAATAGYRGRSVLVIDNAKKAGRKILISGGGRCNFTNQSVSPDNFLCGNPHFVKSALARYPSSNFIELVERHGIEYHERDHGQLFCNDSAKDIVDMLLTECDWAGVTISLRSEIKYVKQLDEQQFEVHAGGQCYQTSSLVIATGGLSMPKLGATPFGYKLAEQFGLRVLPTRAGLVPFTWHSDQKERFEALSGIAVPSCITAANGKQFSEALLFTHRGLSGPAILQISNYWQPGEAVSINLLPKQDAASLIEQVLLQHPKQSLKNTLSQWLPKRLVEALFDETTLAKALNQLGHGERDSIAAKLNNWQITMNGTEGYRTAEVTLGGVDTNELSSKTMQANNVEGLYFIGEVMDVTGWLGGFNFQWAWASGVACGLDC; encoded by the coding sequence ATGACACAGCAATTCGACGTTATCATTATTGGTGCAGGCGCCGCAGGCTTAATGTGTGCGGCTACCGCCGGCTATCGCGGGCGCTCGGTATTAGTGATTGATAACGCCAAAAAAGCAGGCCGAAAAATCCTTATTAGTGGCGGCGGTCGTTGTAACTTTACTAATCAAAGTGTTAGCCCAGACAACTTCTTATGTGGTAACCCGCACTTTGTTAAATCCGCTCTTGCACGCTACCCCTCAAGCAATTTTATAGAGTTAGTCGAACGCCACGGCATCGAATACCACGAGCGCGATCATGGCCAATTGTTCTGTAACGACAGTGCTAAAGACATCGTAGACATGCTGCTCACCGAATGCGATTGGGCGGGCGTTACCATTAGCCTACGTAGCGAAATCAAATACGTAAAACAGCTCGATGAACAACAGTTTGAAGTGCACGCTGGCGGTCAATGTTACCAAACCAGCTCCTTGGTAATCGCCACTGGCGGGCTTTCTATGCCTAAACTGGGTGCCACTCCATTTGGCTACAAATTGGCAGAACAGTTTGGCCTAAGGGTGCTGCCCACTAGAGCCGGTTTAGTGCCATTTACTTGGCATAGCGATCAAAAAGAGCGCTTTGAAGCCCTCTCGGGTATCGCGGTGCCAAGTTGCATTACTGCCGCTAACGGCAAGCAATTTAGCGAAGCGCTATTATTTACCCACCGCGGCTTATCAGGCCCGGCTATATTGCAAATATCTAACTACTGGCAACCCGGTGAAGCGGTAAGCATCAACCTATTACCCAAGCAAGATGCCGCCTCCTTAATCGAACAGGTATTATTGCAACATCCCAAGCAAAGCCTAAAAAACACCTTGAGCCAATGGCTGCCTAAACGCTTGGTAGAAGCATTATTTGACGAAACAACGCTAGCCAAAGCGCTTAATCAGCTAGGCCATGGCGAACGCGACAGTATTGCTGCCAAGCTAAACAATTGGCAAATCACCATGAATGGCACCGAGGGCTACCGCACCGCCGAAGTGACCCTAGGCGGCGTAGACACCAACGAACTCAGCTCCAAAACCATGCAAGCCAATAATGTAGAAGGCCTCTACTTTATTGGCGAAGTAATGGACGTAACCGGTTGGCTGGGGGGCTTTAATTTCCAATGGGCATGGGCCAGCGGCGTAGCCTGCGGCCTAGATTGTTAA